From the genome of Mugil cephalus isolate CIBA_MC_2020 chromosome 2, CIBA_Mcephalus_1.1, whole genome shotgun sequence, one region includes:
- the LOC125004060 gene encoding E3 ubiquitin-protein ligase TRIM21-like encodes MSAATCLKSEDHFLCSICLDVFTDPVTTSCGHNFCKHCITQHWDTTDLCKCPLCKEMFYNRPQLKINTFINEIVAEFRHEAQQKASSSSSEQQAAKPGEVPCDVCTGTKLKALKSCLVCLLSYCDSHLEPHLTMSRLKRHQLIHPVDNLEDRMCRKHDKPLELFCKTDQTCVCLLCPVLDHKTHDVVPLKKEYEGKKAELGKTEDQIQQMIQKRRLKIEEMKESVKMSKDAADREKAEGVQVFTALKESVERGLEQLIKEIEDKQKTTEKQAEGFIKDMEQEVSELMKRSSELLLPTAAPPTKDWTEVSVSPPSYEGTVVRAVTQLEEKLSKDMKKLLSEAELKRVQQYAVDVTLDPVTAHPRLILSDDGKQVTHRDVKKELPDNPDRFSTCVNVLGKKSFSSGRFYFQVQVKGKIDWDLGVARKSINRKGNITLSPKNGFWTIWLRNGNEYKANASPPVRLSLGSRPEKVGVFVDYEEGLVSFHDVDTAALIYSFTGCSFNDKLYPYISPCNNSGGKNSAPLIICPVNQTV; translated from the exons ATGTCTGCTGCCACATGTCTGAAATCTGAAGATCACTTTctgtgctccatctgtctggatgtgttcactgatccagtcactacatcatgtggacacaacttctgcaaacactgcatCACTCAACACTGGGATACCACTGATCTATGTAAGTGTCCCCTGTGTAAAGAGATGTTCTACAATAGACCTCAGCTGAAGATCAACACTTTCATCAATGAGATTGTTGCTGAGTTCAGACATGAAGCTCAACAgaaagccagcagcagcagctcagaacaACAAGCTGCCAAACCAGGAGAAGTTCCCTGTGACGTCTGCACTGGAACCAAACTGAAGGCCCTGAAGTCCTGCCTGGTGTGTCTGCTCTCCTACTGTGACTCTCACCTGGAGCCTCATCTGACAATGTCACgtctgaaaagacatcagctgatccaccccgtggacaacctggaagacagGATGTGTAGGAAACACGATAAACCTCTGGAGCTGTTCTGTAAGACCGACCAGACATGTGTCTGCCTGCTTTGCCCTGTTTTAGACCACAAGACACATGATGTTGTTCCTCTGAAAAAAgaatatgaaggaaagaaggcagaGCTGGGGAAGACAGAAGATCAAattcagcagatgatccagaagagacgactgaagattgaggagatgaaagagtcagtgaagatgagtaaagatgctgcagacagagagaaagcagaaggtgttcaggtcttcactgctctgaaggagtctgttgagagaggcctggagcagctcataaaggagatcgaagacaaacagaaaacaacagagaaacaggctgaaggtttcatcaaagatatggaacaggaagtctctgagctgatgaagaggagctctgag cttctcctCCCGACAGCTGCTCCACCCACCAAGGATTGGACAGAGGTCAGCGTCAGTCCACCATCATATGAGGGGACTGTGGTgagagctgtgactcagctggaggagaaactcaGTAAAGACATGAAAAAGCTTCTTTCTGAGGCTGAACTGAAGAGGGTCCAGCAGtatgcagtggatgtgactctaGATCCTGTTACAGCACATCCTAGACTCATCCTGtctgatgatggaaaacaagtgaCTCATCGTGACGTGAAGAAGGAACTTCCAGACAACCCAGATAGATTTTCTacatgtgtaaatgttttaggaaagaagagtttctcttcaggtagattttactttcaggttcaggttaaaggAAAGATTGACTGGGATCTAGGAGTGGCTAGAAAGTCAATCAATAGGAAGGGAAACATCACTCTGAGTCCTAAGAATGGTTTCTGGACTATATGgttgagaaatggaaatgaatacaAAGCTAATGCTAGTCCTCCAGTGCGTCTGTCTCTTGGTTCTCGTCCTGAAaaggtgggggtgtttgtggattatgaggagggtctggtctcctttcatgatgtagatactgcagctcttatctACTCCTTTACTGGCTGCTCCTTCAATGACAAACTTTATCCATACATCAGTCCCTGTAATAACAGTGGTGGTAAAAACTCTGCACCTCTCATCATCtgtcctgtcaatcaaactgtctga